Proteins encoded in a region of the Stieleria neptunia genome:
- a CDS encoding formylglycine-generating enzyme family protein produces MIHPNPSLRTLGSPVAWLLLLSPGLLISSASGEAPAKVEPLPVADAVATTPTEMKPYAEPIEHTQLKIDMVPIPGGEFLMGSPDDEDDRGDDEGPQRTVKVSPFWMGKFEITWEQYDVWNEEVDQRMRKMLAIAPTPRDLAVDGVSKPTEPYTDMSFGMGREDYPAICMTQHAARTYCKWLSAKTGRYYRLPTEAEWEYACRAGTQTPYSFGSDVDELEDHAWFFDNSDDTYQRVGQKKPNPWGLYDMHGNVSEWVLDQYTPYDSIKESVDPLVVPKTLYPRVVRGGGWDDDPEVLRSAARKASAEEWKDQDPQEPRSIWYHTDALSVGFRIVRPLEEPTPEAKAAKWDKTEPEQKDPEE; encoded by the coding sequence GTGATTCACCCCAACCCATCCCTTCGCACGCTCGGTTCCCCCGTCGCGTGGTTGTTGCTTCTTAGCCCCGGCTTGCTCATCAGTTCAGCGTCGGGCGAGGCGCCGGCCAAAGTCGAACCGCTGCCGGTGGCCGACGCCGTCGCAACCACCCCGACGGAAATGAAGCCTTACGCCGAGCCGATCGAGCACACGCAACTGAAGATCGATATGGTCCCGATCCCGGGCGGCGAATTTTTGATGGGCAGCCCCGACGACGAAGACGATCGTGGCGACGACGAAGGCCCCCAACGCACCGTCAAAGTCTCTCCGTTTTGGATGGGCAAGTTCGAAATCACCTGGGAACAGTACGACGTCTGGAATGAAGAAGTGGACCAGCGGATGCGCAAGATGCTGGCGATCGCTCCGACCCCGCGTGACCTGGCCGTCGACGGTGTTTCCAAACCCACCGAGCCCTACACCGACATGAGCTTCGGCATGGGCCGCGAAGACTATCCGGCGATCTGCATGACCCAACACGCCGCACGCACCTATTGCAAATGGCTGTCCGCGAAAACGGGACGCTACTACCGGTTGCCGACCGAAGCCGAATGGGAATACGCCTGTCGCGCCGGGACCCAAACGCCCTATTCGTTCGGCAGCGACGTCGACGAACTGGAAGACCACGCCTGGTTCTTTGACAACAGCGACGACACCTACCAACGCGTCGGCCAGAAAAAGCCCAACCCCTGGGGGCTGTACGACATGCACGGCAACGTTTCCGAGTGGGTGCTCGACCAGTACACGCCCTACGATTCGATCAAAGAATCGGTCGACCCGTTGGTCGTCCCCAAGACCCTGTATCCCCGCGTCGTTCGGGGCGGGGGCTGGGATGACGATCCCGAAGTCTTACGCAGCGCCGCGCGAAAAGCGTCGGCCGAAGAATGGAAGGACCAGGATCCCCAGGAACCCCGCAGCATTTGGTACCACACCGATGCCCTGTCGGTCGGTTTTCGCATCGTCCGCCCCTTGGAAGAACCGACGCCCGAAGCCAAAGCCGCCAAATGGGACAAGACCGAACCGGAACAAAAAGACCCGGAGGAGTGA
- a CDS encoding outer membrane protein assembly factor BamB family protein encodes MPRLRFFCVVCLITSLCCSESVPAQQWNRFRGPGGRGVAEADLPATWSETENLAWKTDLPGKGSSSPVVWDDRIYLTAYTGYGMELENPGDPAALMLHVICLDLRHGNILWDCPIKPSPDEQALSKRVGEHGYASPTPCVDDSGVYAFFGPSGCVAVSHQGELRWQRNLGTKTVGFGAAASPILFGDLLIQNASIESGTLYGLEKQSGEIRWKTDGIQSAWTTPTLVTLPDGSVELVVNQKLATLGFDPHTGKQHWSCDAIQDYVVPCVIEHDGLLYCSGGRSNKTFVIRPGGRGDVSQSHLVWEQSRGANVTSPILVDGHLYWSHDKSIALCLRASDGEEMFRERMPTRSRVYGSIVSDGSKLYLTTRDAGVLVLAAQPEYKELAVNKLGTDSERFNATPAIASDRLLLRSDQRLYCISK; translated from the coding sequence ATGCCGCGTCTCCGCTTCTTCTGTGTGGTCTGCTTGATCACCAGCCTCTGTTGTTCCGAATCCGTCCCAGCGCAGCAGTGGAACCGATTTCGCGGCCCAGGGGGCCGTGGTGTCGCCGAAGCGGATCTGCCGGCGACGTGGAGCGAGACGGAAAATCTGGCTTGGAAAACGGACCTGCCGGGCAAAGGCAGCAGCAGCCCCGTCGTGTGGGATGATCGCATCTATCTGACCGCCTACACCGGCTATGGGATGGAGTTGGAAAACCCGGGCGATCCGGCAGCGCTGATGCTGCACGTGATTTGCCTGGATCTTCGCCACGGAAACATCCTCTGGGATTGCCCGATCAAGCCGTCGCCGGACGAACAAGCGCTCAGCAAGCGAGTCGGCGAGCACGGCTATGCATCCCCGACGCCCTGCGTGGACGACAGCGGGGTCTATGCCTTTTTCGGACCCTCCGGATGCGTCGCGGTCTCACACCAGGGTGAACTCCGCTGGCAAAGAAATCTGGGAACCAAGACGGTCGGCTTTGGTGCCGCGGCCAGCCCGATCTTGTTCGGCGATCTGTTGATCCAAAACGCATCGATCGAATCCGGCACCCTCTATGGTCTGGAGAAGCAGTCCGGGGAAATCCGCTGGAAAACCGACGGCATTCAAAGCGCATGGACCACCCCGACGCTCGTCACGCTGCCGGACGGGTCGGTCGAATTGGTCGTCAACCAGAAACTGGCGACATTGGGCTTTGATCCCCACACCGGCAAGCAACATTGGTCCTGCGATGCGATCCAGGACTACGTGGTGCCCTGCGTGATCGAGCACGACGGTCTGCTATATTGCAGCGGCGGTCGTTCGAACAAGACCTTCGTCATCCGTCCCGGCGGACGCGGCGATGTGTCTCAATCGCACCTGGTCTGGGAACAATCCCGTGGCGCCAACGTGACCAGCCCGATTCTCGTCGATGGTCATCTGTATTGGTCGCACGACAAATCGATCGCGCTGTGCCTGAGAGCGAGCGATGGGGAAGAGATGTTTCGAGAACGGATGCCCACGCGGAGTCGGGTTTATGGCTCGATCGTCAGCGATGGCAGCAAGCTGTACCTGACCACACGCGATGCCGGCGTGTTGGTGCTGGCCGCCCAGCCGGAGTACAAAGAGCTTGCCGTGAACAAGCTGGGGACGGACTCCGAACGCTTCAACGCCACCCCCGCGATCGCGTCGGATCGATTATTGTTACGTAGCGATCAACGACTGTATTGCATTTCAAAATAA
- a CDS encoding YbaB/EbfC family nucleoid-associated protein has protein sequence MFKGLGNLGNIASMMAAFKDLPHKMQELNARMQNEHVRGDSACGRVFVVVNCVGQVQSVNIAQDGMSNAEIEQGVLEATNAAGAAAKQTYAEAIQAMVADMNLDIPGVDGLLTSLIGR, from the coding sequence ATGTTTAAAGGACTTGGCAATCTCGGCAACATCGCGTCCATGATGGCCGCATTCAAGGATTTGCCGCACAAGATGCAGGAATTGAACGCCCGCATGCAGAACGAGCATGTCCGCGGCGATTCGGCATGCGGCAGGGTGTTCGTCGTCGTCAACTGCGTCGGGCAGGTCCAATCGGTGAACATCGCCCAGGATGGCATGAGCAACGCGGAGATCGAACAGGGGGTGTTGGAAGCGACCAACGCCGCCGGCGCCGCGGCCAAGCAAACCTACGCCGAAGCGATTCAAGCGATGGTCGCGGACATGAATCTAGATATCCCCGGCGTCGATGGGCTGTTGACGTCCCTGATCGGCCGCTGA
- the recR gene encoding recombination mediator RecR translates to MDKHAGAVSELVDQLGRLPGVGRKSAERLAFHLLRVPEAEAIALADAIRRIRSDIRYCQACFNLCEQELCAICRSDGRDTTRLCVVEQPRDLMSLEQSQAFNGLYHVLLGRIAPLDGIGPDQLTIDALVDRVRDGNFTEIIMATNPNVEGDGTSLYISNVLAEFPVQITRLARGITAGSVLEYANREMIADALVGRQKL, encoded by the coding sequence GTGGACAAGCATGCAGGGGCTGTTTCTGAACTGGTCGACCAGCTGGGCCGGTTGCCGGGCGTGGGGCGAAAAAGCGCCGAGCGGCTGGCGTTCCATCTGTTGCGGGTCCCGGAGGCGGAGGCGATCGCGCTGGCCGATGCGATTCGGCGGATTCGCAGCGACATCCGTTATTGCCAGGCCTGTTTTAATCTATGCGAACAGGAACTCTGCGCGATTTGTCGCTCTGACGGTCGTGACACCACCCGGTTGTGTGTCGTCGAGCAGCCCCGCGATTTGATGAGTTTGGAGCAGTCGCAAGCCTTCAACGGCTTGTACCACGTGTTGCTCGGCCGAATTGCCCCGCTGGACGGGATCGGCCCGGACCAATTGACCATCGATGCGCTGGTTGATCGGGTCCGCGACGGGAATTTTACGGAGATCATCATGGCCACCAACCCAAATGTCGAGGGCGATGGCACCTCGTTGTACATCAGCAATGTGCTGGCCGAGTTTCCGGTGCAAATCACAAGGCTGGCGCGGGGCATTACGGCCGGAAGCGTGTTGGAATATGCCAATCGGGAAATGATTGCCGATGCCTTGGTGGGCCGGCAAAAATTATAG
- the rpoN gene encoding RNA polymerase factor sigma-54 gives MVQTQKLAPRMIQSMEILQLPMLALQERIEQEMNENPLLEQQETEPAPEEGDLPPSADNRSEDEKELVVEDSGDNSDDFERLQNMVSELPNTFDDSFRRSSGRMQEEADRRHDLMANAQSRPESLNDFLLHQLAELDIDDDVERIAERIISTLDARDGGYLRTPLADLLPSDHTAENYEVAERALQVVQSLEPTGIAARSLSECLLMQLRPEFEHFEEMEKLISSHLEDLAANRLPQIQKATGYSIELIQTVRAELQILNPKPGAAFMETYVPNVTPDIILEQDENGEYKITLDDDRVPSLYISEYYRRRLQDQSCTEEEREYIKRKINSAQWLIESIEQRRSTLTKVAEAIVAHQKKFFDEGPEAIEPLKMQQIAEKVGVHVTTVSRAVNDKWMQTPRGIIPLHRLFVGGTQTDDGEDVAWDTIRLKLQELIDSEDKRDPLSDESLVKKLAEEGMTVARRTVTKYRKRMGIPSSRQRKDWSLAKK, from the coding sequence ATGGTTCAGACCCAAAAACTGGCCCCACGGATGATCCAGTCGATGGAGATTCTGCAATTGCCGATGCTGGCGTTGCAGGAACGCATCGAACAGGAGATGAACGAGAATCCCCTGCTGGAACAGCAGGAGACCGAACCGGCGCCTGAAGAGGGAGACCTGCCGCCGTCGGCCGACAATCGCAGCGAGGATGAGAAGGAGTTGGTCGTTGAAGACAGCGGCGACAACTCGGACGATTTCGAGCGTCTGCAGAACATGGTCTCGGAGCTGCCCAACACGTTTGACGATTCCTTCCGACGCTCCTCCGGTCGGATGCAAGAGGAGGCCGATCGGCGACACGATCTGATGGCCAACGCCCAGTCGCGGCCCGAATCGCTGAACGATTTTCTGCTGCACCAGCTCGCCGAATTGGACATCGATGACGATGTCGAACGGATCGCCGAGCGGATCATCAGCACCTTGGATGCCCGCGACGGCGGATACCTGCGCACGCCCTTGGCGGATCTGCTGCCCAGCGATCATACCGCCGAGAACTACGAAGTCGCCGAGCGGGCATTGCAGGTCGTCCAGTCCCTCGAACCGACCGGGATCGCCGCGCGTTCCTTGAGCGAATGCTTGTTGATGCAATTGCGTCCGGAGTTCGAGCACTTCGAGGAAATGGAAAAACTGATCAGCTCGCACCTGGAGGATTTGGCCGCCAACCGATTGCCCCAGATTCAAAAAGCCACCGGCTATTCGATCGAGCTGATTCAGACCGTTCGGGCCGAGCTGCAGATCTTGAATCCCAAACCGGGCGCCGCGTTCATGGAAACCTACGTTCCCAACGTGACGCCCGACATCATTTTGGAGCAAGACGAGAACGGCGAATACAAGATCACCTTGGACGACGACCGCGTTCCCTCGCTGTACATCAGCGAATACTACCGCCGACGGCTTCAAGACCAGTCGTGTACCGAAGAAGAACGCGAGTACATCAAACGCAAAATCAACAGCGCCCAGTGGTTGATCGAATCGATCGAGCAGCGTCGAAGCACGTTGACGAAAGTCGCCGAAGCGATCGTCGCGCATCAAAAGAAATTCTTCGACGAAGGCCCCGAAGCGATCGAGCCGCTGAAAATGCAACAGATCGCCGAGAAAGTCGGCGTGCACGTGACCACGGTCAGCCGCGCAGTCAACGACAAATGGATGCAGACGCCACGCGGAATCATTCCACTGCATCGCCTGTTCGTCGGCGGGACGCAAACCGATGATGGCGAAGACGTCGCGTGGGATACGATTCGATTGAAGCTGCAAGAGTTGATCGACAGCGAGGACAAACGAGATCCGCTCAGCGACGAAAGCCTGGTCAAAAAACTCGCCGAAGAAGGCATGACGGTCGCGCGGCGGACGGTGACCAA